The Dyella caseinilytica genome has a window encoding:
- a CDS encoding SO2930 family diheme c-type cytochrome yields the protein MQMKMWVRGLLLLALLCLSACHHGMDPVAFHDDGYPPKLSDWHVVEARDGVLQLNEGVVPYELNTPLFTDYAHKLRTIWMPKGVSAKYSPTDTFDFPVGTIISKTFFYPLPKDKPRNATDIARTYDTSRDFAGQGLNLAHVHLIETRLLVRRKDGWVAIPYVWNAEQTDAVLARTGDVQALTLVSDDGKREDFNYVVPDQSQCVSCHAHDWTTRAIQPIGPKARHLNRDYRYADGDENELTHLVREGYLTGAPDPADAPRNANWMDTHASLDARARAYLDINCGHCHNPKGAANTTGLTLDITTLEDRHIGICKPPTAAGQGTGDHLFDIVPGHSDDSIIPYRLSSAVPGTMMPELGRSTVHEEGVALIKAWIASLPGQCVVMH from the coding sequence ATGCAGATGAAGATGTGGGTACGCGGGCTACTGCTGCTTGCGTTGCTATGCTTGTCGGCCTGTCACCACGGCATGGATCCGGTGGCGTTCCATGACGATGGCTATCCGCCGAAGCTGAGCGACTGGCACGTAGTGGAAGCGCGTGACGGCGTATTGCAGTTGAATGAGGGCGTGGTGCCTTATGAGCTCAATACGCCGCTGTTCACCGACTACGCGCACAAACTTCGCACGATCTGGATGCCGAAAGGTGTATCGGCCAAGTACAGCCCAACCGACACGTTCGACTTCCCAGTCGGCACCATCATCAGCAAGACATTTTTCTATCCACTGCCAAAGGACAAACCGCGCAATGCGACGGATATCGCGCGCACCTACGACACCAGCCGCGATTTCGCAGGACAAGGCCTGAATCTTGCCCATGTGCATCTGATCGAAACGCGCCTGCTGGTGCGTCGCAAGGACGGCTGGGTCGCCATCCCTTATGTGTGGAATGCCGAGCAAACCGATGCGGTACTTGCACGCACTGGCGATGTACAGGCGTTGACCCTGGTGAGCGACGACGGCAAGCGCGAAGACTTCAACTATGTCGTGCCCGACCAAAGCCAGTGCGTGAGCTGCCACGCGCACGATTGGACCACTCGTGCAATACAACCGATCGGGCCCAAGGCACGCCATCTCAATCGTGATTACCGCTATGCCGACGGCGATGAGAACGAACTGACGCACCTGGTGCGCGAGGGCTATCTCACCGGCGCACCGGATCCTGCCGATGCGCCACGCAATGCGAACTGGATGGACACGCATGCGTCACTCGATGCTCGTGCCCGCGCCTATCTGGATATCAATTGCGGCCATTGCCACAACCCGAAAGGTGCCGCCAATACCACGGGCCTGACACTGGATATCACCACGCTGGAAGACCGTCACATCGGCATCTGCAAACCACCGACCGCTGCGGGTCAGGGCACAGGCGACCATCTGTTCGACATCGTGCCGGGCCATTCTGACGACTCCATCATTCCCTACCGGCTCAGCTCCGCCGTGCCCGGCACGATGATGCCGGAATTGGGACGCAGCACCGTGCATGAAGAAGGCGTCGCACTCATCAAAGCGTGGATTGCATCGCTGCCCGGGCAATGCGTGGTGATGCATTGA
- a CDS encoding parallel beta-helix domain-containing protein, whose translation MRKTCTLIAIALLLAACGHQESATQNQNDVSFESKLEQQLLDAKPGSVIDIPAGHYSLKRGLSLRTNGVTIRGTGMDKTVLSFKGQVVGPEGLLVNADDFTIENLAIEDTMGDALKINQGKNITIHGVRIEWTDGPKTTNGAYGLYPVKTQNVLVEDSVVIGASDAGIYVGQSNNIVVRRNRAEQNVAGVEIENSVNADVYDNTATKNTGGILVFNMPNLSQEGHATRVFHNKVFDNNTGNFARKGAAVASVPAGSGIVVNSNDKVEIFDNDIADNQTASIIISSYFSTNYYNTSGVAADYNPYPKSIYVYGNRITGGGDSPDGLKLKTLKTAVYGLTGKFPDVIWDGYADPKDLVDGLPPSGDRICIQDVNGVLNIDGPHSYKNPSTDTKPYQCTLPKLPPVVLNPEPKV comes from the coding sequence ATGCGCAAGACCTGCACGCTGATCGCCATCGCGCTGCTGCTAGCCGCCTGCGGCCATCAGGAAAGCGCAACGCAGAATCAGAACGATGTTTCGTTCGAGAGCAAGCTGGAGCAACAACTGCTCGATGCCAAGCCTGGCAGCGTCATCGACATTCCGGCTGGCCATTACTCGCTCAAGCGGGGCTTAAGCCTGCGCACGAATGGCGTAACGATCCGCGGCACCGGCATGGACAAGACCGTATTGTCATTCAAGGGCCAGGTCGTCGGTCCAGAAGGGCTGCTGGTGAATGCCGATGACTTCACCATCGAAAACCTAGCCATCGAAGACACGATGGGCGATGCGCTGAAGATCAACCAAGGCAAGAACATCACTATCCACGGCGTACGTATCGAATGGACCGATGGCCCCAAGACCACCAACGGCGCGTACGGTCTTTATCCGGTCAAGACACAGAACGTGCTGGTGGAAGACTCGGTGGTGATTGGCGCGTCGGATGCCGGCATCTATGTGGGCCAGTCCAACAACATCGTAGTGCGGCGTAATCGCGCCGAGCAGAACGTGGCCGGCGTCGAAATCGAAAACTCGGTCAACGCCGACGTGTATGACAACACGGCCACGAAGAACACCGGCGGCATCCTGGTGTTCAACATGCCCAACCTGTCGCAGGAGGGACATGCCACTCGTGTCTTCCACAACAAGGTGTTCGACAACAACACCGGCAACTTCGCTAGAAAAGGTGCCGCCGTTGCCAGCGTACCTGCAGGCTCGGGCATCGTGGTGAACTCCAACGACAAGGTGGAGATCTTCGACAACGACATTGCTGACAACCAGACAGCCAGCATCATCATCTCCAGTTACTTCTCCACGAATTACTACAACACCAGCGGCGTTGCCGCCGATTACAACCCGTATCCCAAGAGCATTTATGTCTACGGCAATCGCATCACCGGCGGCGGCGATTCGCCTGACGGACTGAAGCTGAAAACACTCAAGACCGCCGTCTACGGCCTTACCGGTAAATTTCCGGATGTGATCTGGGATGGTTATGCCGATCCGAAAGACCTTGTCGATGGCCTGCCGCCGTCAGGCGATCGCATCTGCATCCAGGATGTGAATGGCGTGCTCAACATCGATGGTCCGCACAGCTACAAGAATCCAAGCACCGACACCAAGCCCTATCAGTGCACCTTGCCCAAGCTGCCGCCTGTCGTGCTGAACCCAGAACCGAAAGTCTGA
- a CDS encoding glucose 1-dehydrogenase, with the protein MSKLKGKVAVVTGGSKGIGAAIAKALAAEGASVVVNYASSKAGADAVVAEIEKAGGKALAVGGDVSKAADAQGIIDAAVKQFGRLDVLINNSGVYEFAPLEDITEEHFNKHFNVNVLGLLLTTKAASKHLGEGGSVINIGSLVTRLTPPGSAVYTATKGAVDAITGVLSRELGPRKIRVNALNPGMVETEGTHSAGFIGSDFHQHATAQTPLGRIGQPNDIASIAVFLASDDSYWLTGEHLFAAGGMR; encoded by the coding sequence ATGAGCAAGCTGAAAGGTAAGGTCGCCGTTGTAACCGGCGGTTCCAAGGGCATCGGCGCGGCCATCGCCAAGGCGCTCGCCGCCGAAGGCGCCTCGGTGGTCGTCAATTACGCCTCCAGCAAGGCCGGCGCCGACGCGGTCGTGGCTGAGATCGAAAAGGCCGGCGGCAAGGCCCTCGCCGTAGGTGGCGATGTGTCCAAAGCTGCCGACGCGCAGGGCATCATCGACGCAGCAGTCAAGCAATTCGGTCGTCTCGACGTGCTGATCAACAACTCCGGCGTCTATGAGTTCGCACCACTCGAAGACATCACCGAAGAGCATTTCAACAAGCACTTCAACGTTAATGTGCTGGGCCTGCTGCTGACTACCAAGGCGGCGTCGAAGCACCTGGGCGAAGGTGGCAGCGTGATCAACATCGGTTCGCTGGTCACGCGCCTGACTCCGCCCGGCAGTGCCGTGTACACCGCGACCAAGGGTGCCGTGGATGCGATCACCGGCGTGCTGTCGCGTGAACTTGGTCCGCGCAAGATTCGCGTGAACGCGCTGAATCCCGGCATGGTGGAAACCGAGGGCACCCATAGCGCAGGCTTTATCGGTTCGGACTTCCATCAACACGCCACCGCGCAGACGCCACTGGGCCGCATCGGCCAACCCAACGACATCGCTTCCATCGCCGTATTCCTGGCCTCCGACGACTCATATTGGTTGACCGGCGAACATCTTTTCGCTGCCGGCGGAATGCGTTGA
- a CDS encoding ArsR/SmtB family transcription factor: MRPLVHPSIEDITVEGILHALSDPVRAAIYAELAICSGATCSNFLKISDRDIPKSTLSQHFRALRDAGLIRSERQGVEMRNSTRCVEVEQRFPGLVATIMKAHQLQAMERMRTDKRKPAAKKRQVS, from the coding sequence ATGAGGCCGCTGGTTCACCCGTCGATCGAAGACATCACCGTAGAGGGCATCCTGCACGCCCTGTCCGATCCTGTGCGCGCGGCCATCTACGCCGAACTGGCCATTTGCAGCGGTGCGACTTGTTCCAACTTCCTGAAAATCAGCGATCGGGACATTCCCAAATCCACGCTTTCACAGCATTTCCGCGCGTTGCGTGATGCGGGGCTGATCCGCAGTGAGCGGCAGGGCGTGGAAATGCGCAACAGCACACGTTGCGTGGAAGTCGAGCAACGCTTTCCAGGGCTGGTCGCCACGATCATGAAAGCGCATCAATTGCAGGCTATGGAAAGAATGCGTACGGACAAACGCAAGCCGGCGGCGAAGAAGCGCCAAGTCAGCTGA